The Faecalibacter sp. LW9 genome has a segment encoding these proteins:
- the hisE gene encoding phosphoribosyl-ATP diphosphatase, with protein sequence MWSKKIGNGKEIIGRGRDFGKLIGKIQSLSLFLQIGTNNMDLDKTNTIETKEKRFPFLKKLEAMMEEAKLEDAKKSKMKRVHKKGTSQIAKKMGEEAVEMVIASSQEDDHAFLEESADVLFYYLMALHDRGFELKDVLEILKKRHKK encoded by the coding sequence ATGTGGTCAAAAAAAATTGGAAACGGAAAAGAAATTATAGGACGTGGGAGGGATTTTGGCAAATTAATTGGTAAGATTCAATCGCTATCTTTATTTTTACAAATAGGAACAAACAACATGGACTTAGACAAAACCAACACAATAGAAACAAAAGAGAAAAGATTTCCATTCCTAAAGAAATTGGAAGCGATGATGGAAGAAGCCAAATTAGAGGATGCTAAAAAATCTAAAATGAAACGTGTTCATAAAAAAGGGACTTCACAAATCGCGAAGAAAATGGGGGAGGAAGCAGTAGAAATGGTAATAGCTTCATCTCAAGAGGATGACCATGCCTTTTTAGAAGAATCTGCTGATGTCCTATTTTATTATTTAATGGCTTTACATGATCGTGGTTTCGAACTCAAAGATGTGTTAGAAATTTTAAAAAAACGTCATAAAAAGTAA
- a CDS encoding M48 family metalloprotease has protein sequence MQRGGSSSLKLLLAAGIVIFSLVKYFSSSEVNEVTGEKQYISLTKDQEIALGLNSAPQMAQEFGGLSQNAQAQQLVKQVGEKIVKSSDAGKTQYPFQFYVLADQRTVNAFALPGGPIFITEALLGRLKSEDQLAGVLGHEVGHVIARHSAEQMSKQQLTQGIAGAAGVAAGDMNSAYYAQVVANMVNMKYGREDELESDDLGVRFMLQAGYDPTALIGVMDILEEASGGSNVPEFQSTHPSPANRRAKIQAAIEKYTKL, from the coding sequence ATGCAAAGAGGAGGTTCATCATCATTAAAATTACTTTTAGCGGCAGGGATTGTGATATTTTCATTGGTGAAATATTTTTCAAGCTCTGAAGTGAATGAAGTGACAGGAGAGAAACAATACATTTCATTGACAAAAGATCAAGAAATAGCATTGGGATTAAATTCAGCACCACAAATGGCGCAAGAATTTGGTGGATTATCACAAAATGCACAAGCACAACAGTTGGTAAAACAAGTGGGTGAAAAGATTGTGAAATCCAGTGATGCAGGCAAAACCCAATATCCTTTTCAATTCTATGTGTTAGCCGATCAACGGACGGTGAATGCATTTGCATTACCAGGGGGACCAATTTTTATTACGGAAGCACTTTTGGGACGATTAAAATCTGAAGATCAATTGGCGGGTGTGCTTGGACATGAAGTAGGGCATGTGATTGCACGTCATAGTGCCGAACAAATGTCGAAACAACAATTAACCCAAGGTATAGCCGGTGCTGCTGGGGTAGCAGCTGGAGATATGAATTCGGCTTATTATGCACAAGTAGTAGCGAACATGGTCAATATGAAATATGGTCGTGAAGATGAATTAGAATCGGACGATTTAGGCGTTCGTTTTATGCTACAAGCGGGTTATGATCCTACGGCTTTAATTGGTGTAATGGATATTTTAGAGGAAGCTTCTGGTGGAAGTAATGTGCCCGAATTTCAAAGTACCCACCCTTCTCCAGCCAATCGACGAGCTAAAATTCAAGCAGCCATTGAGAAATATACCAAACTATAA